From the genome of Leptotrichia trevisanii DSM 22070, one region includes:
- a CDS encoding GTPase family protein has translation MENFKHYRKTDIEKKLEKARFMPLDVMITGVTGAGKSTTLNTIFKKNVATVGNGVDPETIDLEFYSLNDVFRLWDTPGLGDGIKNDEIHKRRLVNLLYKTYSLDGNVYGWVDLAIVVLEGLNRDMGSTYTLLNEVIVPNIQADRILVVINQADMAMKGRHWNKETNKPDETLVEFLEKQASSIQDRVKEATGITIRKPVYYSAEYGYNIEKLLDFIIDNMILERRPLIKA, from the coding sequence GTGGAAAATTTTAAACATTATAGAAAAACAGATATAGAAAAAAAATTAGAAAAAGCAAGATTTATGCCTTTGGACGTCATGATAACAGGAGTAACAGGAGCAGGAAAATCAACAACATTGAATACAATTTTTAAGAAAAATGTAGCAACAGTGGGTAATGGAGTGGATCCAGAAACAATAGATTTAGAATTTTATTCGTTAAATGATGTATTTAGATTGTGGGATACTCCAGGATTGGGAGATGGTATTAAAAATGATGAGATTCATAAAAGAAGATTGGTAAATTTATTGTATAAAACTTATTCATTAGATGGAAATGTTTATGGATGGGTAGATTTGGCGATTGTGGTACTGGAAGGATTGAACAGAGATATGGGAAGTACATATACATTGTTAAATGAAGTGATAGTTCCAAATATACAGGCAGACAGAATATTGGTAGTAATTAATCAGGCGGATATGGCAATGAAAGGCAGACATTGGAATAAAGAAACAAATAAACCAGATGAAACATTAGTAGAATTTTTGGAAAAGCAAGCGAGTTCAATACAAGATAGAGTAAAAGAAGCAACAGGGATAACAATAAGAAAACCAGTGTATTATTCAGCAGAATATGGGTACAACATAGAAAAATTGCTAGATTTCATAATAGATAATATGATTCTGGAAAGAAGGCCGTTAATAAAAGCATAA
- the csx2 gene encoding TIGR02221 family CRISPR-associated protein: MAKILIAGLGKGIKKDGKYRETNYSIEKIDKENIIYKNESFITSALEKHFEIDKTIYIGTVGSMWDNLYSYYCNKYNLKEDEDYTFELLEASSNATQDSEFSEINIKKFNDIFEGKARIILTKFGMNTNEIFENFNLIMEIGNMLNDGDEIYLDITHSFRSNAMWMFLVINYITNVLDKNVEVKMISYGMFEAKYKKEVIENGETKEIEISPVVNLKAFFDLMKWIKGANELKNYGNSYTILEMIDDKDVNKKIRTFSDSLNLNYLGTIKRNLESIKRIMDKIDSIEGPGKLIIPNIVKDFIEIFGNIEKEYEFLFKIAEWNFNQKRYAMVAININEGLREFVAGILEIKDRVSDFNDENSGIFKYFKKIRQSIEYKPNNTKGTFDKKEEKIYKIFEHTRKIRNEIAHSKGEKDTAINDVESLKNYVKDIDTIISDKGFIKYLKLKYNV; this comes from the coding sequence ATGGCTAAGATATTGATAGCAGGATTAGGAAAAGGAATAAAAAAAGATGGGAAGTATAGAGAAACAAATTATAGTATAGAAAAAATAGACAAAGAGAATATAATTTATAAAAATGAAAGTTTTATAACTTCAGCATTAGAAAAACATTTTGAAATAGATAAAACAATTTATATAGGAACGGTTGGTTCAATGTGGGATAATTTGTACAGTTATTATTGTAATAAATATAATTTGAAGGAAGATGAAGATTATACTTTTGAATTATTAGAGGCTTCAAGTAATGCGACACAGGATTCTGAATTTTCTGAAATAAATATAAAAAAATTTAATGATATTTTTGAAGGAAAAGCTAGAATAATACTCACAAAATTTGGAATGAATACAAATGAAATATTTGAAAATTTTAATTTAATAATGGAAATAGGAAATATGCTTAATGATGGAGATGAGATTTATCTTGATATAACTCATTCTTTCAGGTCAAATGCGATGTGGATGTTTTTGGTTATAAATTATATTACAAATGTATTAGATAAAAATGTCGAAGTAAAAATGATTTCCTATGGAATGTTTGAAGCGAAATATAAAAAAGAAGTTATTGAAAATGGAGAAACAAAAGAAATAGAAATTAGTCCAGTAGTTAATTTAAAGGCATTTTTTGATTTAATGAAATGGATAAAAGGTGCAAATGAATTGAAAAATTATGGAAACAGCTACACAATTCTTGAGATGATTGACGATAAAGATGTAAATAAAAAAATAAGAACTTTTTCAGATTCATTAAACTTAAATTATTTAGGAACTATAAAGAGAAATTTAGAATCAATAAAAAGAATTATGGATAAGATAGACTCAATAGAAGGACCTGGGAAATTGATAATTCCTAACATAGTAAAAGATTTTATTGAAATATTTGGAAATATAGAAAAGGAATATGAGTTTTTATTTAAAATAGCAGAATGGAATTTTAATCAAAAAAGATATGCAATGGTAGCAATAAATATAAATGAAGGATTAAGAGAGTTTGTAGCGGGTATTTTAGAAATAAAAGATAGAGTGTCAGATTTTAATGATGAAAATAGCGGAATATTTAAATATTTTAAAAAAATAAGACAATCAATTGAATATAAGCCTAACAATACAAAAGGAACATTTGATAAAAAAGAAGAAAAAATATATAAAATATTTGAACATACAAGAAAAATAAGAAATGAGATAGCACATTCAAAAGGTGAAAAAGATACCGCAATAAACGATGTTGAAAGTTTAAAAAATTATGTTAAAGATATTGATACAATTATAAGTGATAAAGGATTTATAAAGTATTTAAAATTGAAGTATAATGTTTAA
- a CDS encoding EcsC family protein, whose protein sequence is MLEREMMNLLDSSLEGVLPGERTVMELAEDYLGQSCSREKAIDNLIGYQTVLCGTNGFIAGLGGLLVLPVAIPANITSVIYVQLRMIAAIAYINGYDIYSDQVRTIAYTCLTGSSATNILKNVGIKIGEKMAVNAVVKKIPVAVLVKINQQVGFRLVTKFGQKGLVNIGKMMPFVGGLIGGAFDTGMTLTIGNIAKKVFSEK, encoded by the coding sequence ATGTTAGAAAGAGAAATGATGAACTTATTAGACAGCTCGTTAGAAGGTGTATTACCAGGAGAAAGAACAGTTATGGAGTTAGCAGAAGATTATTTAGGACAAAGTTGCAGTAGAGAAAAAGCAATAGACAATTTAATAGGATATCAAACAGTATTGTGTGGAACAAACGGATTTATAGCAGGCTTAGGTGGATTATTAGTGTTACCAGTAGCAATACCAGCAAATATAACAAGTGTGATTTATGTACAATTGAGAATGATAGCCGCAATAGCATATATAAATGGGTATGATATTTACAGCGATCAAGTAAGAACAATAGCTTATACATGTTTAACAGGAAGCTCCGCAACAAATATATTAAAAAATGTAGGAATAAAAATTGGCGAAAAAATGGCAGTTAATGCAGTAGTAAAAAAGATTCCGGTAGCAGTATTAGTAAAAATAAATCAGCAAGTGGGATTCAGATTAGTTACAAAATTTGGGCAAAAAGGTTTAGTGAATATTGGGAAAATGATGCCATTTGTAGGAGGATTAATTGGTGGAGCATTTGACACAGGGATGACATTAACGATAGGGAATATAGCAAAAAAAGTATTTTCAGAAAAGTAA
- the cas1 gene encoding CRISPR-associated endonuclease Cas1, which translates to MELYITDLGTMVKKRDDLFEITTSEKKVAVAPQKIKSLVLAKGIFLTTDVIRLAVENNIDIVIVDDFGNPYGRFWQSKFGSTANIRRKQLEIFGTQKGIEIAKQILIQNIKNCAEHLEDLKIKREAKKQFLDEKIKEMKKYIYQIKLVEGDVSAKRGTLMGYEGNAAKIYYQTLSELMPKEFKFEKRSMHPAEDEFNAMLNYAFGILYSKVEKACIIAGLDPYIGIIHTDNYGKKSLVFDIIEGYRHLASRTVFSLFTQKRVQKYFFKREGDGVTLAGDGKKVLVESFYNRLEKKVRYNNRNISNLDKLQFECHELANRLISK; encoded by the coding sequence ATGGAACTATATATAACAGATTTAGGGACAATGGTGAAAAAGAGGGATGATTTGTTTGAGATAACAACGAGTGAGAAAAAGGTGGCGGTGGCTCCGCAAAAAATAAAGTCATTAGTGCTGGCGAAAGGGATTTTTTTGACGACAGATGTGATAAGATTGGCAGTTGAAAATAATATAGATATAGTGATTGTTGATGATTTTGGAAATCCTTATGGGAGATTTTGGCAAAGTAAATTTGGTTCGACTGCTAACATAAGAAGAAAACAGCTGGAAATATTTGGGACTCAAAAAGGGATTGAGATAGCAAAACAGATATTAATACAAAATATTAAAAATTGTGCAGAGCATTTGGAAGATTTGAAAATAAAAAGAGAAGCAAAAAAGCAATTTTTAGATGAAAAAATAAAGGAAATGAAAAAATATATTTATCAAATAAAATTGGTGGAAGGCGATGTGAGTGCAAAAAGAGGGACTTTGATGGGATATGAAGGAAATGCGGCGAAAATATACTATCAAACATTGTCAGAATTGATGCCAAAAGAATTTAAATTTGAAAAAAGAAGTATGCATCCAGCCGAAGATGAATTTAATGCAATGTTAAATTACGCTTTTGGAATATTGTATAGTAAAGTTGAAAAAGCCTGCATAATCGCAGGATTAGATCCTTACATTGGAATAATCCATACAGATAATTACGGGAAAAAATCGCTTGTTTTTGATATTATTGAAGGTTACAGACATTTAGCTAGCAGAACAGTATTTTCGCTTTTTACCCAAAAGAGAGTCCAAAAATATTTTTTCAAAAGAGAAGGGGACGGTGTTACATTAGCAGGCGATGGGAAAAAAGTTTTGGTGGAAAGTTTTTATAACAGATTGGAAAAAAAGGTGCGGTATAACAATAGAAATATATCAAATTTGGATAAATTACAGTTTGAATGTCACGAATTGGCAAATCGTTTAATATCAAAATAA
- a CDS encoding 4Fe-4S cluster-binding domain-containing protein, whose protein sequence is MKVKIASIQRNRYEDGPGIRLTVFFQGCNVKCKGCHNSEIQDIRNGKEYEVKELCEEILSYNLPVKKITVSGGEPLMQEEALEEKENFSDKAIKNFIH, encoded by the coding sequence ATGAAAGTAAAAATTGCATCAATCCAAAGAAACAGATATGAAGATGGGCCGGGAATTAGATTAACAGTATTTTTTCAAGGTTGCAATGTGAAATGTAAAGGCTGTCATAATAGTGAGATACAGGATATACGAAATGGTAAAGAATATGAAGTAAAAGAATTATGTGAAGAGATATTGTCATATAATTTGCCAGTAAAAAAAATTACTGTTTCAGGTGGAGAACCTTTAATGCAAGAGGAAGCCTTGGAAGAAAAGGAAAATTTTTCGGATAAAGCAATCAAAAATTTTATTCATTGA
- the csx20 gene encoding CRISPR-associated protein Csx20, translating into MEKKVLLVFSHQLTENQEKELIEEYGVKQIESLPEELQNMWSNVSIKKDYKENLEKIKKFVKENFGKKDIILIQGNWGYTYNLVKWSIENGLIPVYSYTERNVEEIKDGENVKKISYFKHVKFIEYE; encoded by the coding sequence ATGGAGAAAAAGGTATTATTAGTATTTTCACACCAATTAACAGAAAATCAGGAAAAAGAATTAATTGAAGAATATGGAGTAAAACAAATCGAAAGTTTGCCAGAAGAATTGCAAAATATGTGGTCAAATGTTTCAATAAAAAAAGATTACAAAGAAAATTTGGAAAAAATAAAAAAATTTGTTAAAGAAAATTTCGGCAAGAAAGATATAATTTTGATACAAGGCAACTGGGGGTATACTTATAATCTTGTAAAATGGTCAATAGAAAACGGATTAATTCCTGTATATAGTTATACTGAAAGAAATGTTGAAGAAATAAAAGATGGCGAAAACGTAAAGAAAATAAGTTATTTTAAGCATGTAAAATTTATTGAATATGAATAA